The following coding sequences lie in one Eptesicus fuscus isolate TK198812 chromosome 25, DD_ASM_mEF_20220401, whole genome shotgun sequence genomic window:
- the TJP1 gene encoding tight junction protein ZO-1 isoform X3: protein MSARAAAAKSTAMEETAIWEQHTVTLHRAPGFGFGIAISGGRDNPHFQSGETSIVISDVLKGGPAEGQLQENDRVAMVNGVSMDNVEHAFAVQQLRKSGKNAKITIRRKKKVQIPVSRPDPEPVSENEEDSYDEDVPDHRGSRGGTVSRRSEKSWARDRSASRERSLSPRSDRRSVASSQPARPTKVTLVKSRKNEEYGLRLASHIFVKEISQDSLAARDGNIQEGDVVLKINGTVTENMSLTDAKTLIERSKGKLKMVVQRDERATLLNVPDLSDSIHSANASERDDISEIHSLASDHSGRSHDRAPRHSRSRSPDQRSEPSDHSRHSPQQPSSGSHRSREEERASKPGAVSPPVKHADDRAPKAVEEVTVERNEKAASALPEPKPVYAQVGQPDVDLPVSPSDGVLPNSTHEDGILRPSMKLVKFRKGDSVGLRLAGGNDVGIFVAGVLEDSPAAKEGLEEGDQILRVNNVDFTNIIREEAVLFLLDLPRGEEVTILAQQKKDVYRRIVESDVGDSFYIRTHFEYEKESPYGLSFNKGEVFRVVDTLYNGKLGSWLAIRIGKNHKEVERGIIPNKNRAEQLASVQYTLPKTAGGDRADFWRFRGLRSSKRNLRKSREDLSAQPVQTKFPAYERVVLREAGFLRPVTIFGPIADVAREKLAREEPDIYQIAKSEPRDAGTDQRSSGIIRLHTIKQIIDQDKHALLDVTPNAVDRLNYAQWYPIVVFLNPDSKQGVKTMRMRLCPESRKSARKLYERSHKLRKNNHHLFTTTINLNSMNDGWYGALKEAIQQQQNQLVWVSEGKADGATSDDLDLHDDRLSYLSAPGSEYSMYSTDSRHTSDYEDTDTEGGAYTDQELDETLNDEVGTPPESAITRSSEPVREDSSGMHHENQTFPPYSPQAQPQPVHRIDSPGFKTASQQKADASSPGPYLSPETNPAPPTSAVNHSVKFTHVRMEAPTPPASHSPPADSLPTPRAEAAHSLLRDHGAALPSHVDPPQVYRKDPYPEDMIRQNHVVKQPAGGHPALRPDRDPKPSYEPHAPYVEKQASRDLEQPTYRYDSAGYADQFSRHVDHRLRYEERIPAYEEHWSYYEDKQPYQPRPSDSQHPRDLDPRQHPEEPSERGYFPRFEEPAPLPYDSRPRYDQPPRTSTLRHEEPPAPGYEVHGRYRPEAPPPAGPQAPEPKQCYEQYPRSYEQVPAPGFTSKAGRYEPLHGAALVPPLVPASQHKPDVPPPSTKPLPPPPAPAEEEDPAMKPQSVLTRVKMFENKRSASLENKKDENHTGFKPPEATSKPPGAPVVGPKATLQSQFSEHDKTLYRIPEPQKPQPKPPEDIVRSNHYDPEEDEEYYRKQLSYFDRRSFENKPSAHIPAGHLPEPAKPAHPQHPPGLSSYSAKGKSADADAFGDRRYDSVQPTPPPPPLPAQYSQPPQPSSSSSLHAHAKGAHGEGNSVSLDFQNSLVSKPEPPPSQNKPVAFRTMSREEPAQPTFYPQKGFPDKAPVNGTEQPQKTVAPAYNRFTPKPYTSSARPFERKFESPKFSHNLLPSETAHKPDVSSKVPTSPKTLVKAQPPEFDSGVETFSIHAEKPRYQVNNLSAGPRAVPGSPSAVEEDNDEDGHTVVATARGVFSSNGGVLSSIETGVSIIIPQGAIPEGVEQEIYFKVCRDNSILPPLDKEKGETLLSPLVMCGPHGLKFLKPVELRLPHCDPKTWQNKCLPGDPNYLVGANCVSVLIDHF, encoded by the exons ACCATTCGCAGGAAGAAGAAAGTTCAGATTCCTGTGAGTCGTCCTGACCCGGAGCCCGTGTCCGAGAACGAGGAGGATAGTTACGATGAGGACGTGCCTGACCACAGAGGCAGCCGTGGGGGCACGGTCAGCAGGCGGAGTGAGAAGAGCTGGGCGAGGGACAGGAGCGCGAGCCGCGAGAGGAGTCTGTCCCCGCGATCCGACAGGCGATCGGTGGcctccagccagcctgccagACCCACCAAAGTCACGTTGGTCAAGTCTCGGAAAAATGAAG AGTATGGTCTCCGACTGGCCAGCCATATATTTGTGAAGGAAATTTCACAAGACAGCTTGGCAGCGAGAGATGGCAATATTCAAGAAGGCGATGTTGTCTTAAAG ATCAATGGGACCGTGACGGAGAACATGTCCCTGACGGACGCAAAGACGCTGATTGAGAGGTCGAAGGGCAAGCTGAAGATGGTGGTGCAGAGAGACGAGCGGGCCACGCTGCTGAACGTGCCTGACCTCTCGGACAGCATCCACTCCGCCAACGCCTCGGAGCGGGACG ACATTTCAGAAATTCATTCGCTGGCATCGGATCATTCTGGTCGGTCACATGACAGGGCTCCCCGCCACAGCCGGTCGCGATCTCCTGACCAGCGGTCAGAGCCTTCTGACCATTCCAGACATTCGCCACAGCAGCCCAGCAGCGGCAG TCAccggagcagagaggaggagagagcgtCCAAACCTGGGGCTGTCTCGCCGCCCGTGAAGCACGCGGACGATCGCGCCCCGAAGGCAGTGGAAGAGGTCACCGTGGAGAGAAATGAGAAGGCAGCATCCGCTCTTCCAG AACCAAAGCCTGTGTATGCTCAGGTTGGACAACCAGATGTGGATTTACCTGTCAGCCCGTCTGATGGTGTCCTGCCCAATTCCACGCATGAAGACGGCATCCTTCG GCCCAGCATGAAACTGGTCAAATTCAGAAAAGGAGATAGCGTGGGTTTGCGACTGGCTGGTGGCAATGATGTTGGAATATTTGTCGCTGGCGTTCTAGAAGATAGCCCTGCAGCCAAAGAAGGCTTGGAAGAGGGCGATCAAATTCTCAGG GTCAACAACGTCGACTTCACCAACATCATCCGAGAGGAAGCCGTGCTCTTCCTGCTCGACCTGCCCCGGGGGGAGGAGGTGACCATCCTGGCGCAGCAGAAGAAGGACG TTTACCGCCGCATCGTAGAATCAGATGTAGGAGATTCTTTCTATATCAGAACCCACTTTGAATACGAGAAGGAATCTCCGTATGGACTTAGTTTTAACAAAGGAGAGGTGTTCCGGGTCGTGGATACCTTGTACAATGGAAAACTGGGCTCCTGGCTCGCTATTCGAATTGGCAAAAATCACAAGGAGGTGGAACGAGGCATCATCCCCAATAAGAACAG GGCTGAGCAGTTAGCCAGTGTGCAGTACACGCTCCCTAAGACAGCAGGAGGGGACCGCGCTGACTTCTGGAGGTTCCGGGGCCTTCGCAGCTCCAAGAGGAATCTCCGCAAAAGCCGGGAGGACTTGTCGGCCCAGCCGGTGCAGACCAAGTTTCCAGCCTACGAGCGAGTGGTCCTCCGGGAAG CCGGGTTCCTGCGGCCGGTCACCATCTTCGGGCCAATCGCCGACgtggccagagagaagctggCGAGAGAGGAACCGGATATTTACCAGATTGCAA AAAGCGAACCTCGGGATGCGGGGACTGACCAGCGTAGCTCCGGCATCATCCGCCTCCACACGATAAAGCAGATAATAGACCAG GACAAACATGCTTTATTAGATGTCACACCAAATGCAGTCGATCGCCTGAACTACGCCCAGTGGTACCCGATCGTGGTCTTCCTTAACCCCGACTCTAAGCAAGGCGTGAAAACCATGAGGATGCGGTTATGCCCAGAATCTCGGAAGAGTGCCAGGAAGTTATACGAGCGGTCTCATAAACTGCGGAAAAATAACCACCATCTTTTTACCA CCACAATTAACTTAAATTCAATGAACGACGGCTGGTATGGTGCGCTGAAGGAAGCCATTCAGCAACAGCAGAACCAGCTGGTTTGGGTCTCAGAGGGAAAG GCGGATGGTGCTACCAGTGACGACCTTGACTTGCATGACGATCGCCTGTCCTACCTGTCAGCCCCAGGTAGCGAGTACTCAATGTATAGCACGGACAGTAGACACACTTCTGACTATgaagacacagacacagaagGCGGGGCCTACACTGATCAAGAACTAGATGAGACTCTTAATGATGAGGTGGGGACCCCCCCGGAGTCCGCCATTACCCGGTCCTCTGAGCCCGTAAGAGAGGATTCCTCTGGGATGCATCACGAAAACCAGACATTTCCTCCTTACTCACCACAAGCGCAGCCACAGCCCGTCCATAGAATAGACTCCCCGGGATTTAAAACAGCCTCTCAACAG AAAGCAGACGCCTCATCTCCAGGCCCTTACCTTTCGCCCGAAACAAACCCAGCACCACCCACCTCTGCTGTCAATCACAGTGTCAAGTTCACTCATGTCAGAATGGAGGCGCCCACCCCTCCCGCCTCTCACTCCCCACCAGCTGACTCTTTGCCAACACCCAGGGCCGAGGCCGCCCACTCCCTGCTCAGGGACCACGGAGCTGCACTGCCGTCGCATGTAGACCCACCACAG GTGTACCGGAAGGACCCCTACCCCGAGGACATGATCCGGCAGAATCACGTGGTGAAGCAGCCGGCTGGGGGGCACCCCGCGCTGAGGCCCGACAGGGACCCCAAACCCAGCTACGAGCCTCATGCCCCGTACGTGGAGAAGCAAGCCAGCAGGGACCTGGAGCAGCCCACGTACAGATACGACTCCGCGGGCTACGCAGACCAGTTCTCGCGGCACGTGGACCACCGCCTGCGCTATGAGGAGCGCATCCCTGCCTACGAGGAGCACTGGTCCTACTACGAGGACAAGCAGCCCTACCAGCCGCGGCCCTCCGACAGTCAGCACCCCCGGGACCTGGACCCCAGGCAGCACCCCGAAGAGCCCTCGGAGCGGGGCTACTTCCCGCGGTTCGAGgagccagcccctctgccctATGACAGCAGACCCCGCTACGACCAGCCGCCCCGGACCTCCACCCTGCGGCACGAGGAGCCCCCGGCTCCCGGGTATGAGGTGCATGGCAGGTACAGGCCCGAGGCGCCGCCCCCCGcgggcccccaggcccctgagcCCAAGCAGTGTTACGAGCAGTACCCACGGAGCTACGAGCAAGTCCCCGCACCAGGCTTTACCTCAAAGGCAGGCCGCTACGAGCCGCTCCACGGTGCTGCGCTGGTCCCTCCTCTCGTACCTGCCTCTCAGCACAAGCCGGACGTGCCGCCGCCCAGCACCAAgcccctgcctccgcccccggcTCCCGCCGAGGAGGAGGACCCAGCCATGAAGCCCCAGTCCGTGCTCACCAGGGTGAAGATGTTTGAGAACAAGAGGTCTGCGTCCTTGGAGAACAAGAAGGATGAGAACCACACCGGCTTTAAG CCTCCAGAGGCAACGTCTAAACCACCAGGGGCTCCCGTCGTCGGACCTAAAGCCACTCTTCAGAGTCAGTTCAGCGAACACGACAAGACCCTGTACAG GATCCCAGAACCGCAAAAGCCTCAGCCGAAGCCCCCGGAAGATATTGTCCGGTCAAACCACTACGACCCCGAGGAGGATGAAGAGTACTACCGGAAACAGCTCTCCTACTTCGACCGGAGAAGTTTTGAGAACAAGCCTTCCGCACACATTCCCGCAGGCCACCTCCCAGAGCCGGCCAAGCCGGCTCACCCCCAGCATCCGCCAGGCCTTTCTAGTTATTCCGCGAA GGGCAAGTCTGCTGACGCTGATGCCTTCGGCGACAGACGCTATGACTCAGTCCAGCccacgccacccccacccccgctgcccgCCCAGtactcccagcctccccagcccagctccagctcctcgcTCCACGCCCACGCTAAGGGAGCCCACGGGGAAG gtaATTCGGTGTCATTGGATTTTCAGAATTCTCTAGTGTCCAAACCAGAACCACCTCCATCTCAGAACAAGCCAGTCGCTTTCAGAACGATGAGCCGCGAGGAGCCCGCTCAGCCCACCTTCTACCCCCAGAAAGGTTTCCCAGACAAAGCGCCCGTGAACGGCACCGAGCAGCCTCAGAAGACAGTCGCCCCAGCCTACAACCGCTTCACCCCCAAGCCGTACACCAGCTCCGCGCGGCCATTTGAGCGCAAGTTTGAAAGCCCTAAGTTCAGCCACAACCTTCTGCCGAGTGAAACCGCTCACAAGCCTGACGTGTCTTCAAAAGTCCCGACTTCTCCCAAGACCCTGGTGAAGGCCCAGCCTCCCGAGTTTGACAGCGGAGTGGAGACCTTCTCCATCCACGCCGAGAAGCCCCGGTACCAAGTGAACAACCTCAGCGCCGGGCCCCGAGCCGTTCCCGGGAG CCCGTCGGCAGTGGAGGAGGACAATGACGAGGACGGCCACACCGTGGTGGCCACGGCCCGCGGCGTGTTCAGCAGCAACGGCGGGGTGCTGAGCTCCATCGAGACGGGCGTCAGCATCATCATCCCCCAGGGAGCCATCCCGGAGGGCGTGGAGCAGGAGATCTACTTCAAGGTCTGCCGCGACAACAGCATCCTCCCGCCGCTCGACAAGGAGAAAG gtgAGACCCTGCTGAGCCCGCTGGTGATGTGTGGGCCCCATGGCCTCAAGTTCCTGAAGCCCGTGGAGCTGCGCCTGCCACACT GTGACCCTAAGACCTGGCAAAACAAGTGTCTTCCTGGAGATCCCAACTACCTGGTGGGAGCCAACTGCGTGTCTGTCCTGATCGACCACTTCTGA
- the TJP1 gene encoding tight junction protein ZO-1 isoform X4, translating into MSARAAAAKSTAMEETAIWEQHTVTLHRAPGFGFGIAISGGRDNPHFQSGETSIVISDVLKGGPAEGQLQENDRVAMVNGVSMDNVEHAFAVQQLRKSGKNAKITIRRKKKVQIPVSRPDPEPVSENEEDSYDEDVPDHRGSRGGTVSRRSEKSWARDRSASRERSLSPRSDRRSVASSQPARPTKVTLVKSRKNEEYGLRLASHIFVKEISQDSLAARDGNIQEGDVVLKINGTVTENMSLTDAKTLIERSKGKLKMVVQRDERATLLNVPDLSDSIHSANASERDDISEIHSLASDHSGRSHDRAPRHSRSRSPDQRSEPSDHSRHSPQQPSSGSHRSREEERASKPGAVSPPVKHADDRAPKAVEEVTVERNEKAASALPEPKPVYAQVGQPDVDLPVSPSDGVLPNSTHEDGILRPSMKLVKFRKGDSVGLRLAGGNDVGIFVAGVLEDSPAAKEGLEEGDQILRVNNVDFTNIIREEAVLFLLDLPRGEEVTILAQQKKDVYRRIVESDVGDSFYIRTHFEYEKESPYGLSFNKGEVFRVVDTLYNGKLGSWLAIRIGKNHKEVERGIIPNKNRAEQLASVQYTLPKTAGGDRADFWRFRGLRSSKRNLRKSREDLSAQPVQTKFPAYERVVLREAGFLRPVTIFGPIADVAREKLAREEPDIYQIAKSEPRDAGTDQRSSGIIRLHTIKQIIDQDKHALLDVTPNAVDRLNYAQWYPIVVFLNPDSKQGVKTMRMRLCPESRKSARKLYERSHKLRKNNHHLFTTTINLNSMNDGWYGALKEAIQQQQNQLVWVSEGKADGATSDDLDLHDDRLSYLSAPGSEYSMYSTDSRHTSDYEDTDTEGGAYTDQELDETLNDEVGTPPESAITRSSEPVREDSSGMHHENQTFPPYSPQAQPQPVHRIDSPGFKTASQQVYRKDPYPEDMIRQNHVVKQPAGGHPALRPDRDPKPSYEPHAPYVEKQASRDLEQPTYRYDSAGYADQFSRHVDHRLRYEERIPAYEEHWSYYEDKQPYQPRPSDSQHPRDLDPRQHPEEPSERGYFPRFEEPAPLPYDSRPRYDQPPRTSTLRHEEPPAPGYEVHGRYRPEAPPPAGPQAPEPKQCYEQYPRSYEQVPAPGFTSKAGRYEPLHGAALVPPLVPASQHKPDVPPPSTKPLPPPPAPAEEEDPAMKPQSVLTRVKMFENKRSASLENKKDENHTGFKPPEATSKPPGAPVVGPKATLQSQFSEHDKTLYRIPEPQKPQPKPPEDIVRSNHYDPEEDEEYYRKQLSYFDRRSFENKPSAHIPAGHLPEPAKPAHPQHPPGLSSYSAKGKSADADAFGDRRYDSVQPTPPPPPLPAQYSQPPQPSSSSSLHAHAKGAHGEGNSVSLDFQNSLVSKPEPPPSQNKPVAFRTMSREEPAQPTFYPQKGFPDKAPVNGTEQPQKTVAPAYNRFTPKPYTSSARPFERKFESPKFSHNLLPSETAHKPDVSSKVPTSPKTLVKAQPPEFDSGVETFSIHAEKPRYQVNNLSAGPRAVPGSPSAVEEDNDEDGHTVVATARGVFSSNGGVLSSIETGVSIIIPQGAIPEGVEQEIYFKVCRDNSILPPLDKEKGETLLSPLVMCGPHGLKFLKPVELRLPHCASMTPDGWSFALKSSDSSSGDPKTWQNKCLPGDPNYLVGANCVSVLIDHF; encoded by the exons ACCATTCGCAGGAAGAAGAAAGTTCAGATTCCTGTGAGTCGTCCTGACCCGGAGCCCGTGTCCGAGAACGAGGAGGATAGTTACGATGAGGACGTGCCTGACCACAGAGGCAGCCGTGGGGGCACGGTCAGCAGGCGGAGTGAGAAGAGCTGGGCGAGGGACAGGAGCGCGAGCCGCGAGAGGAGTCTGTCCCCGCGATCCGACAGGCGATCGGTGGcctccagccagcctgccagACCCACCAAAGTCACGTTGGTCAAGTCTCGGAAAAATGAAG AGTATGGTCTCCGACTGGCCAGCCATATATTTGTGAAGGAAATTTCACAAGACAGCTTGGCAGCGAGAGATGGCAATATTCAAGAAGGCGATGTTGTCTTAAAG ATCAATGGGACCGTGACGGAGAACATGTCCCTGACGGACGCAAAGACGCTGATTGAGAGGTCGAAGGGCAAGCTGAAGATGGTGGTGCAGAGAGACGAGCGGGCCACGCTGCTGAACGTGCCTGACCTCTCGGACAGCATCCACTCCGCCAACGCCTCGGAGCGGGACG ACATTTCAGAAATTCATTCGCTGGCATCGGATCATTCTGGTCGGTCACATGACAGGGCTCCCCGCCACAGCCGGTCGCGATCTCCTGACCAGCGGTCAGAGCCTTCTGACCATTCCAGACATTCGCCACAGCAGCCCAGCAGCGGCAG TCAccggagcagagaggaggagagagcgtCCAAACCTGGGGCTGTCTCGCCGCCCGTGAAGCACGCGGACGATCGCGCCCCGAAGGCAGTGGAAGAGGTCACCGTGGAGAGAAATGAGAAGGCAGCATCCGCTCTTCCAG AACCAAAGCCTGTGTATGCTCAGGTTGGACAACCAGATGTGGATTTACCTGTCAGCCCGTCTGATGGTGTCCTGCCCAATTCCACGCATGAAGACGGCATCCTTCG GCCCAGCATGAAACTGGTCAAATTCAGAAAAGGAGATAGCGTGGGTTTGCGACTGGCTGGTGGCAATGATGTTGGAATATTTGTCGCTGGCGTTCTAGAAGATAGCCCTGCAGCCAAAGAAGGCTTGGAAGAGGGCGATCAAATTCTCAGG GTCAACAACGTCGACTTCACCAACATCATCCGAGAGGAAGCCGTGCTCTTCCTGCTCGACCTGCCCCGGGGGGAGGAGGTGACCATCCTGGCGCAGCAGAAGAAGGACG TTTACCGCCGCATCGTAGAATCAGATGTAGGAGATTCTTTCTATATCAGAACCCACTTTGAATACGAGAAGGAATCTCCGTATGGACTTAGTTTTAACAAAGGAGAGGTGTTCCGGGTCGTGGATACCTTGTACAATGGAAAACTGGGCTCCTGGCTCGCTATTCGAATTGGCAAAAATCACAAGGAGGTGGAACGAGGCATCATCCCCAATAAGAACAG GGCTGAGCAGTTAGCCAGTGTGCAGTACACGCTCCCTAAGACAGCAGGAGGGGACCGCGCTGACTTCTGGAGGTTCCGGGGCCTTCGCAGCTCCAAGAGGAATCTCCGCAAAAGCCGGGAGGACTTGTCGGCCCAGCCGGTGCAGACCAAGTTTCCAGCCTACGAGCGAGTGGTCCTCCGGGAAG CCGGGTTCCTGCGGCCGGTCACCATCTTCGGGCCAATCGCCGACgtggccagagagaagctggCGAGAGAGGAACCGGATATTTACCAGATTGCAA AAAGCGAACCTCGGGATGCGGGGACTGACCAGCGTAGCTCCGGCATCATCCGCCTCCACACGATAAAGCAGATAATAGACCAG GACAAACATGCTTTATTAGATGTCACACCAAATGCAGTCGATCGCCTGAACTACGCCCAGTGGTACCCGATCGTGGTCTTCCTTAACCCCGACTCTAAGCAAGGCGTGAAAACCATGAGGATGCGGTTATGCCCAGAATCTCGGAAGAGTGCCAGGAAGTTATACGAGCGGTCTCATAAACTGCGGAAAAATAACCACCATCTTTTTACCA CCACAATTAACTTAAATTCAATGAACGACGGCTGGTATGGTGCGCTGAAGGAAGCCATTCAGCAACAGCAGAACCAGCTGGTTTGGGTCTCAGAGGGAAAG GCGGATGGTGCTACCAGTGACGACCTTGACTTGCATGACGATCGCCTGTCCTACCTGTCAGCCCCAGGTAGCGAGTACTCAATGTATAGCACGGACAGTAGACACACTTCTGACTATgaagacacagacacagaagGCGGGGCCTACACTGATCAAGAACTAGATGAGACTCTTAATGATGAGGTGGGGACCCCCCCGGAGTCCGCCATTACCCGGTCCTCTGAGCCCGTAAGAGAGGATTCCTCTGGGATGCATCACGAAAACCAGACATTTCCTCCTTACTCACCACAAGCGCAGCCACAGCCCGTCCATAGAATAGACTCCCCGGGATTTAAAACAGCCTCTCAACAG GTGTACCGGAAGGACCCCTACCCCGAGGACATGATCCGGCAGAATCACGTGGTGAAGCAGCCGGCTGGGGGGCACCCCGCGCTGAGGCCCGACAGGGACCCCAAACCCAGCTACGAGCCTCATGCCCCGTACGTGGAGAAGCAAGCCAGCAGGGACCTGGAGCAGCCCACGTACAGATACGACTCCGCGGGCTACGCAGACCAGTTCTCGCGGCACGTGGACCACCGCCTGCGCTATGAGGAGCGCATCCCTGCCTACGAGGAGCACTGGTCCTACTACGAGGACAAGCAGCCCTACCAGCCGCGGCCCTCCGACAGTCAGCACCCCCGGGACCTGGACCCCAGGCAGCACCCCGAAGAGCCCTCGGAGCGGGGCTACTTCCCGCGGTTCGAGgagccagcccctctgccctATGACAGCAGACCCCGCTACGACCAGCCGCCCCGGACCTCCACCCTGCGGCACGAGGAGCCCCCGGCTCCCGGGTATGAGGTGCATGGCAGGTACAGGCCCGAGGCGCCGCCCCCCGcgggcccccaggcccctgagcCCAAGCAGTGTTACGAGCAGTACCCACGGAGCTACGAGCAAGTCCCCGCACCAGGCTTTACCTCAAAGGCAGGCCGCTACGAGCCGCTCCACGGTGCTGCGCTGGTCCCTCCTCTCGTACCTGCCTCTCAGCACAAGCCGGACGTGCCGCCGCCCAGCACCAAgcccctgcctccgcccccggcTCCCGCCGAGGAGGAGGACCCAGCCATGAAGCCCCAGTCCGTGCTCACCAGGGTGAAGATGTTTGAGAACAAGAGGTCTGCGTCCTTGGAGAACAAGAAGGATGAGAACCACACCGGCTTTAAG CCTCCAGAGGCAACGTCTAAACCACCAGGGGCTCCCGTCGTCGGACCTAAAGCCACTCTTCAGAGTCAGTTCAGCGAACACGACAAGACCCTGTACAG GATCCCAGAACCGCAAAAGCCTCAGCCGAAGCCCCCGGAAGATATTGTCCGGTCAAACCACTACGACCCCGAGGAGGATGAAGAGTACTACCGGAAACAGCTCTCCTACTTCGACCGGAGAAGTTTTGAGAACAAGCCTTCCGCACACATTCCCGCAGGCCACCTCCCAGAGCCGGCCAAGCCGGCTCACCCCCAGCATCCGCCAGGCCTTTCTAGTTATTCCGCGAA GGGCAAGTCTGCTGACGCTGATGCCTTCGGCGACAGACGCTATGACTCAGTCCAGCccacgccacccccacccccgctgcccgCCCAGtactcccagcctccccagcccagctccagctcctcgcTCCACGCCCACGCTAAGGGAGCCCACGGGGAAG gtaATTCGGTGTCATTGGATTTTCAGAATTCTCTAGTGTCCAAACCAGAACCACCTCCATCTCAGAACAAGCCAGTCGCTTTCAGAACGATGAGCCGCGAGGAGCCCGCTCAGCCCACCTTCTACCCCCAGAAAGGTTTCCCAGACAAAGCGCCCGTGAACGGCACCGAGCAGCCTCAGAAGACAGTCGCCCCAGCCTACAACCGCTTCACCCCCAAGCCGTACACCAGCTCCGCGCGGCCATTTGAGCGCAAGTTTGAAAGCCCTAAGTTCAGCCACAACCTTCTGCCGAGTGAAACCGCTCACAAGCCTGACGTGTCTTCAAAAGTCCCGACTTCTCCCAAGACCCTGGTGAAGGCCCAGCCTCCCGAGTTTGACAGCGGAGTGGAGACCTTCTCCATCCACGCCGAGAAGCCCCGGTACCAAGTGAACAACCTCAGCGCCGGGCCCCGAGCCGTTCCCGGGAG CCCGTCGGCAGTGGAGGAGGACAATGACGAGGACGGCCACACCGTGGTGGCCACGGCCCGCGGCGTGTTCAGCAGCAACGGCGGGGTGCTGAGCTCCATCGAGACGGGCGTCAGCATCATCATCCCCCAGGGAGCCATCCCGGAGGGCGTGGAGCAGGAGATCTACTTCAAGGTCTGCCGCGACAACAGCATCCTCCCGCCGCTCGACAAGGAGAAAG gtgAGACCCTGCTGAGCCCGCTGGTGATGTGTGGGCCCCATGGCCTCAAGTTCCTGAAGCCCGTGGAGCTGCGCCTGCCACACTGTGCGTCCATGACTCCTGACGGTTGGTCTTTTGCTCTAAAATCATCCGACTCCTCGTCGG GTGACCCTAAGACCTGGCAAAACAAGTGTCTTCCTGGAGATCCCAACTACCTGGTGGGAGCCAACTGCGTGTCTGTCCTGATCGACCACTTCTGA